Genomic DNA from Telopea speciosissima isolate NSW1024214 ecotype Mountain lineage chromosome 2, Tspe_v1, whole genome shotgun sequence:
CCCTATCCTGAAAGGTTTCGCCCATGACCGATACCAAGTCCGACACCTGAATTTTGAACctttacctcaacatttccTCCCCAATAAAACCCCACCAATATGTGGGTCCCTTCTTCCCAATAATCCCTCCCCAACTTCTCCTCTAAACAAATAAGGCCTTAGGGATTTGTTGGGGGTGGAAATGCCGAGGTAAAATTACTTTTCCCATGAATAgggataataaaaaaaatagaggtaCGATTTTGAAGTACCACATCAACATTTTCTCACCCCATCTAAGTCCTCTCTTAACTAACAAACAGGGCAGAGCCTCTATTTGCTCATTATtactagaaataaaataaaggactaTCACAATTCCCACGTAATGGTTGAAGGAAACAAATGATCTTATGAAAGTAATCTAGGATTATGAGAGTTCGGTGGTAAGAATGGAGCTCTACCTaattcccaaataaaaaaacaggcgtacccaatgcacaaggcttccgtcactgcggggtctggggagggtaaTAATATACGCAGTCTTACCCCAGCTTTCACAGAGAgtctgtttccaaactcgaacctaTGACCATTTGatcacaatagagcaaccttttACCGTTGCAACTAATTCCCAAATAAACTTATCCAAAAATCTTGCATCACAAGATCAACTTTGGAGTCAAAGGGATTGAGCCCTTCCCATGCAAGCAAGAACAGCTGACCCACCAACTAAACCATAGTTCCTACAAGATGTCGCACTTCATTTTATTGGGATCACAAAGATCTGTCCATAGCGAGGGCAAACAGTGCCACCCATCTAGTTCGAGCAACCTCCATTATAAGAAATTGTTCAAATCTGTATACGAATTGAAATTTAAACACATCTGTATCCACATTGAATTTCAATCCATTAACATCCCTACAAAGATTAACCATTAATAGACTTGACTCTGCTGCTGAACAAGTAATGAAATATGTCCAGTTCCAACAGCAAACAAAAACTTGACATATACATCCATACTGCAAAGAGTAACAACATAGCTACAGACACCATAAGGATAAAAAACAACCTACCAAGAACACAATTACTCATACTCAGGATCAAGTATACTACATTGAGAACAATACTACTGGACCCAAGCCCTACAACAACACAAATCCATGAAAATTTCCAATTAATGTATATAGAATGGCTCTCCATCAGGGTACCTAGAGGGTCAAGTGTGACAGGAAATTTTTTTCTGTCAACCATACACCCAAGGTCTGCAAAAGACTAGATACAAGAAAATAGGACAGAGTATCCATTTGATTCCAAAGTTAACATCAAAAGATTTCAAGGTTGCAGAATCCTTACCATTAACTTTGGGAAATAATTTGCAGCTCAGGAGAAATTCCAATAAGAAGCTAACCAGATGCATAACAGCAAAGACCAGAGCAATTAGTGGCAGCCAGAAAGCAGGAGTGCCATATGCTTAGTAAGGATGTATTTCATAGATTTCGTTTTATGATACAGAGTTAGTGAACAATAAAACGCTGAGCATAGCAACCACCCTTACATTTTCAATTCAATGCCTTTTTCAAGTCAACAGCAGCTCATTGGTTCCAAGATGTGGGCGAAGGCACACACGGACCTCATGTTCTTCTGGACCCACACGATGTTTGGGCACCATAATCTCCAACACTGTCCCAGTCTCATCATAGTATGCTTCTAGCTTGGCATCTTCTGGAATTCGGGTTGCAAGTGGAATTTCCCTTATGAATTCCCCTGGAGGACAGTGTTCAGGTGATGGATCAGTGAGCTTGAATGTCCTATCATGCCTCTTGATGAATGGCATGCGGGCTGTACTAACACAGGATATCTTTACAATTCCATGAGTGAGAGTATTCCTCCAAGAAACTTTCACCCTCTGAAGATCTGCAAAAGGCACACTAACAATAATCAAGTATCCTTCACTATCCTCATAAATAGTTTTTGCAGCTGTGACGGGTCCATATATGTTCCTCATTACACCACTGAATTCGTTCAACCAGGGAGGCTCAATCGGGTGGACCTCCAAATCAGTAACTCGATCGGAATGTGAATTCATAGGCAAACAACAATCATCATCATTCCCATGTGGGAAGAAGTCCTTCCTCCGTTTGTTGGAAGGTGAAAGGTCCATACCATCCCCATTGACATGGTTAGAAGGTTGGGTTGACAAATTCAGGCCAGACCCATTGAGCAATCTCTTTGGATGGGGTTGCGGGTTACTTTTTAGTGGAGGGGGCCTCTCAAGCTCAAACTCGGTGTTTGGAAGGCTCCGCCATGTACCAAAGTCACTAGCTTCTAGTGGAATGGTGAAGTTCAAGTCCCGCCCAGTAAGTTCTATCCACCTTTTCCGCTCTTCCTCGTCAAGACACATAAGATTGGGTGCCCGAACAACCTCGATACCATGCACGCACTGAGGATTAGATAGGCCTCTGTAATGCTTCCTCTGCATTCTGTGAGATCGAACAAAACCCTTATCCACACTGAATGGGAAAGGACGCTCCCCTTGGCGAGAGTGCCCATTCATATAACTCCTAAGCTGCATCTTACCCAATGCATTCTCAGGCCTTTCCTTGAAAACCCACATGTACATGTTCTCCATATCATGCTGAACCAGAAAAACATCAAGCTGGAGATCCGATTTGTCGAACCCAGAAACACCATTGCTGTCACGGGAGATCTTCACcttggttttatc
This window encodes:
- the LOC122651272 gene encoding uncharacterized protein LOC122651272 → MGEALLTTLSMENHHPSTLLSMDSSANSHDELDRELNRQIILSRPPDINLPLSAERSPPPQSWNPDTCDILDVGLGSQIYETETLLNLPKIGRKCAKRVDSIWGAWFFFSFYFKPVLNDKTKVKISRDSNGVSGFDKSDLQLDVFLVQHDMENMYMWVFKERPENALGKMQLRSYMNGHSRQGERPFPFSVDKGFVRSHRMQRKHYRGLSNPQCVHGIEVVRAPNLMCLDEEERKRWIELTGRDLNFTIPLEASDFGTWRSLPNTEFELERPPPLKSNPQPHPKRLLNGSGLNLSTQPSNHVNGDGMDLSPSNKRRKDFFPHGNDDDCCLPMNSHSDRVTDLEVHPIEPPWLNEFSGVMRNIYGPVTAAKTIYEDSEGYLIIVSVPFADLQRVKVSWRNTLTHGIVKISCVSTARMPFIKRHDRTFKLTDPSPEHCPPGEFIREIPLATRIPEDAKLEAYYDETGTVLEIMVPKHRVGPEEHEVRVCLRPHLGTNELLLT